From one Lolium rigidum isolate FL_2022 chromosome 4, APGP_CSIRO_Lrig_0.1, whole genome shotgun sequence genomic stretch:
- the LOC124648200 gene encoding serine carboxypeptidase-like 50, with translation MAPPLLQLAIVLLLATTSVSPAASVVFPKEALPTSSGYLPVDPATNASLFYAFYEATDPVTAPPATPLLLWLQGGPGCSGLLGDLFELGPYLVTPDGASLSRNPFAWNRRFGLLFLDSPLGTGFSAAPSPAHIPTNQSVIAEHVLAALQSFFDARPSSFRARPFFLTGESYAGKYVPAAASRILAVNPGLPAGRRINLLGIAIGNGLTHPVAQVATHADSAYFTGFINARQKRELEALQAEAVALAEAARWREASDARGRALSWLENATGLATLYDYAKQRPYASAAVGKFVNSAVVKAALGARPDVVWEECNGMVRAAMHEDMMKSVKPEVEAVLLRGRTRVLLYQGIRDLRIGVVPTEAWLKELRWSGLRAFQDAERAVWRIPGEGGVEELAGYVQRSGVLTHAVVYGAGHLVPADNGRAAQEMIEDWVTQTGLFGHSGRGLGSLAGVRIETAS, from the coding sequence ATGGCTCCGCCACTTCTTCAGCTcgccatcgtcctcctcctcgcgacGACCTCCGTCTCGCCCGCAGCCTCGGTGGTGTTCCCGAAGGAGGCGCTGCCGACCAGCTCCGGCTACCTCCCCGTCGACCCGGCCACCAACGCGTCCCTCTTCTACGCCTTCTACGAGGCCACCGACCCCGTCACCGCACCACCTGCCACGCCGCTGCTCCTCTGGCTGCAGGGCGGCCCGGGCTGCTCCGGCCTGCTGGGCGACCTCTTCGAGCTCGGCCCCTACCTCGTCACCCCCGACGGCGCCTCCCTCTCCCGCAACCCCTTCGCCTGGAACCGCCGCTTCGGGCTCCTCTTCCTCGACAGCCCGCTCGGCACCGGCTTCAGCGCCGCGCCCTCCCCCGCCCACATCCCAACCAACCAGTCCGTCATCGCGGAGCACGTCCTAGCCGCGCTGCAGTCCTTCTTCGACGCCAGGCCGTCGTCCTTCCGCGCGCGCCCGTTCTTCCTCACCGGCGAGAGCTACGCCGGCAAGTACGTCCCCGCGGCGGCGTCGCGCATTCTCGCCGTGAACCCAGGTCTTCCGGCGGGGCGGCGCATAAACCTGCTCGGCATCGCTATCGGCAACGGGCTCACGCACCCGGTGGCGCAGGTGGCCACGCACGCCGACTCGGCCTACTTCACGGGCTTCATCAACGCGCGGCAGAAGCGGGAGCTGGAGGCGCTGCAGGCGGAGGCGGTCGCTCTCGCCGAGGCAGCGCGGTGGCGGGAGGCGTCGGACGCGAGGGGGAGGGCGCTGTCGTGGCTGGAGAACGCGACGGGGCTCGCCACGCTCTACGACTACGCCAAGCAGAGGCCGTACGCGTCGGCGGCCGTCGGGAAGTTCGTCAACAGCGCGGTGGTCAAGGCGGCGCTGGGCGCGCGGCCGGACGTGGTGTGGGAGGAGTGCAACGGCATGGTGAGGGCGGCGATGCACGAGGACATGATGAAGAGCGTGAagccggaggtggaggcggtgctGCTCCGGGGGCGGACGCGCGTGCTGCTGTACCAGGGCATCCGGGACCTCCGGATCGGCGTGGTGCCGACGGAGGCGTGGCTGAAGGAGCTGCGGTGGAGCGGGCTGCGCGCGTTCCAGGACGCCGAGCGCGCCGTGTGGCGGATTCCTGGAGAGGGCGGGGTGGAGGAGCTCGCCGGGTACGTGCAGCGGTCGGGGGTGCTCACGCACGCCGTGGTGTACGGCGCCGGGCACCTCGTGCCGGCGGACAACGGGCGCGCCGCGCAGGAGATGATCGAGGACTGGGTGACGCAGACGGGGCTGTTTGGCCACAGCGGCCGCGGCCTGGGATCGCTGGCCGGCGTTCGGATTGAGACGGCAAGTTGA